The DNA window TGTTTCCCAAGATACCCTTAGATAGTGGTAACACTCCATAACACGTTTAATATTTTAAACTAAGGTAAAGTGTCAATTAAGTCAGTCTACCAAGTGCTGTTTCATATTTTGTGTAAAGAGTGGGAAACTGTTTGGCTAATTCGTTTCCCCTTAGTAAGGGTTAAGTAACTCAACCTCCCATTTTCCTGAAAGATTCCCTTATAATCAGATAATCTTTCCCTTCATGGCTTTTGAGAGCATGTAGAGTATTTGATGCTTGCTTGGTGTATTTGTCAGTGGTGGGGAGGTAGTTGTGTGATGCCTATTTGTTACCCAGTTGTAGTTTTTAACCTCCTTGGTGGCTGGGTGTTGCCTTGCTGCCTTTATGctatagctctctctctctctctctctctctctctctctctcgcacacacacacacaaagacaCACACCCACACACCGACACTcccacacacatacacacacccacacccacacccacaccccaCACACCCAccaacccacccacccacaCCACAGATAAGCACTACTACACAGAAAAacatgtgtgtgcatgtgtaCTCAAGCTCACACATAACCATAGTGGCTGTCTAACAGTACCACTTTTGCTTCATATATTAGAAAATTGCCTTTGGAGTTGATAGAGATGTTTTCGAATACAAATACTTGGACCTGCAGTATGGAAAATCTCTAAAttgcttatttttcttcttctgttgaaTCTCATACTCCCCAAATTATATCCTTAGATATCATATGGATGTGCACACCATGAAAGCACAAATATGTAAGCATGTTTTGAATGTACTAATAGAAACTCTACATCAAATACAGGATGACTGGGAGGCTGCAGTAGATGATGCAATTCTTCAAGATTCGAGGAAGGTACTCTCTATTACTATGTCAGATAGTCCGCAACATCGATATATTATTGATAGTTACTATGGGGACTTCATGATGCCGATAAGTCATAGAATTAGGCTTATTTTAGttgaaataagccttgggttgggttacatatatgttgggcctttggtccaatggCAATGGGTTGTGTATATGTAACCAGGTTAGTCAAGTAGGATTAGTTTATAGTCCCAACTGACTAGTATTTCAACACTCCTACTCAGACTAGGACTCAAACAGAACAAAACTTAGAATGAAATTTGGACTCAAATTCCTAATGATCCTAGGACTTAGCGAACTTCTAACATAAAAAAGACTATAAACTAATCCTACTTGACTAACCTGGTAGTCCTAGCTTCTAGCTATATTATAGGCCCATTAAGTGACCCTAAAACAGCAGCTCCATTAAACCACAGGTTGTAGAGATATAGCTTCTTCATGAAATTAGGTCAAACGAGGGCTGGGGTAATATGATCTCAGGGTTGGCAGATGGGGGGGGTGTTCAAACTGCTGCCCAGAAAATATCTTCAGCAGGCTGTCACAGGCTCTTCTCAGATTCAATATAGCAGCAGCACCTCTGGCGGGTAATGGACCTTGAAACAGCACTCAATTACTTTTATAACCTCAGAAGTCACAACACTCAGAAATAATTGCAAACTTaacagaaaagaagagagaaaactagagaactcgatggatagatgtgggtgggggGTAGGCTTTCTCAGCTGTTGAAACAAACCTTTCTCAGGTCAAATCAGTAATTAAGAGCTcacaaaaatatcattaatcAATTGTGTAGAAAAGCTTACATTAGTTGGCTTTATATAGGTTCAGACATGCCTTCAAAATAGAAGCTTtacaatttagaaactaaaactgGTAAAGGAAACtttcaaaaaatagaaagtaatacGAAATAGAAACTAGGGAATAGGAAACAGAGGATTTCCTAATTTAAGCTTACTTGCTTGCTAAGAcataagaaaaggaaacaaaaagggaaaaggaaactCCTAAAACTGGAAACAAGTAACTTGTCTTTGAGCAAAGACTAACAACTAAAACAATAAAAggaaacataaaaaaagaaacttaatgcaaaagtagattacaagaaactaccccagcagtttataaccccaaacaatacaaataggagcaggaaacaaagaaataagaccatcaaataaacccccaaggatataatacccatacaggagcaaaacccgcccaaaacctaacccgataggagagagaacgacctgttatagagctggagagagagagaggtgcggccaggcctgtaggagtccgattgagctgcactcttgggcgtaaatagtccctagggagggtacaacaACCCCCAAACTTGAGAAGATTCTGACAGCTGACTGTGAAGTTATaggctttcttgattttctgacctaggagagagaaaacttcaagattcTGAAGAACAAGTGCTGGACAAATCTGGACAACACCAAGAAGAGGATCGAGTGGTCTAATAGCAGCCTAGAACACACCCTTAAAAGGGCTTATAGATCGGAGGTCAGAGGAGGGAGATATGGAGAttgatctctctcctaaaatcttTGCTGATGCTGGTCGGTTCTAGACTGTAATAGCTTCTAacagaatctgaattatacctcttgaatgttacagcaaataaaatagaaaaagaaggataaaacagatggggggttgagaagggtgaaagagaataaaggaagtgatTATCTCAACCTGGCCTTCTCACCCACAGcgatctcagctgctctaagcatttagttacaaactttctttcattcaaatctgttcaataatggtacatatgcctctcaaTTTATAGTGGGGAAGTTTGCAATCATACTAAgattaggagctagtttccaaagaggactagacactcctactacaactaggaatttaaaataggactaggacttgattTTATGATTCCAACATGGAGtaagattaactaactaatagtccatataggactttgcaaccaactaatggcctaatgggcttttattgaattaaataacaactaattaaactaataaactaaatcccgttttcctacatTCTACCCATTATTTAGGCCcgttaaagtggcccatttcaaagaaaactcatgagatcaaaggcccaacacatacataacacaatccaaggcttatttgcaatataATAAGCCCAAGTAATTTATCTACATCACTTGAACTAAGGAAACAAGTCCAAGAAACTCCTTTTAGAAGAACTTGCTCAAACATTCCATATGGGGCCCTcagtactgttcacatgaacagtgttCATGGGTACTGATCACTTGAACAGTAACTCGTGATCTACATCAAATGTGTTCAGTAGTGAGATAAACTactcaaatttcaaaataacaTACCCGAAAGTTGCTCATTTGCAATTACATAGGAAAAATCCCGCATAGCAGTTGGCAACATCATCAGCCATCTCGTTAGCCTGCCATGTGGCAATACCACATTAGAGTAAtagtattattattttaatttcaaatagcACCCTAGCCCATGCCACTTATGCCCATCTCATGCCTCTTGACATCACCATGCCTATGTATGACCATGCACATTAAATGCATCATGTCATCACATGCATATCACCATAGCCATGTATGCATTATATCGACCCATTATGATCCTATGCATGACAAGTACATGTTACCAGCTGATTGTTGGTGGGATGTTCCTGTGGTGTTGTTttgttgctttctttttctttgttcatttttttccttcattatgtttctttttatgccgatccatgtagctgactccATTTAGGAAATgctaagttgttgttgttgttgttattgttgcaTCCAcgtcattatcattatcatcatcacatCATCATGCATTGCGTCATTGCCATCAAGCATCCACACATCATAATCATGCTCCCAACATgccatacacatccacaaccaTGCCAAACACATCCCCGACATGTTCCAACACAGCCACATGTTTGCCACATCACCAAAGTCTTACACATCATCAACATGCTGAGTTGCTGACACATCATATATAGGTCTAACACCTCACCAATATGCTGAACACATCCATTGGCATGTCTGACACATCATTAGCCCTGACTGATGCAGTGATGCTGTACACATCATATGCCATGTCATCATCATATTGCTTCCATCACTTTGACACTGTCCACTGACACACTTCCTGTACTCTGTACTGCTCTATGCCACATCATCAGAATATGTCTGACCACCTCATTAGGACCCTGACATTACACTGATACTGGCTACATCATCAGTCTCGTGACTCTGGTCATCTCACCACTGCACTGGGCATATTTGCAACTTCATGTCAGCTGTATAGTCCCCCACTTCTAGCTCTGCTTACATAACTCTTTGATTGTtttgacaacaatgacaaccaGAGTCCAACATAGATAGGATAAAAAGTCTGGGGATCCACCAAGCACATTACTGAATTCACAGCAGCAACCACTGAATCCACAGCAGCAAAATTCAGGAAAATCTGGATTGGTATATTACTCAAATCAGTGGGGAGGCCTGAAGGCCAGtacatatatttataatatgTGATGTGACAGGGACCCAATCAGGATTGATTAGGACTACTGATATCAAACTTGATCTGAAAGGAAggaaaacataaacaaaaataacttaaaaactCCTCCGATAAACAAGCTAATTGGAGTGCACTAAAAGAGACCTAGGATTGTCTCAGATTTTTGCAAAGTAGTTTTTGTTTTGAGTGAATACGTCCGGAAGGCTTGGGTTCAATGACTGTAGCAAGCTGGAACTGACTTGGACTCTGTAATGAAAACCATAACAGGGCTGAATTAACAGATCTTATTCCATCATGAATAATACTAACTAATGAAAatcagaaatgaaaaataaaactgaTAACAGATCCCCCTGACAGAACAGGACTAAGAATTCCTAGTAAGATCAGGAATTCTGAAATTGCAGGCTCACTTcagtgtcttcttcctctgttaCTGGTTCTGGAACTTAGCTTCTGCATCAAAGGTTGTCAGTCCCTCAGAAATTTTTATATTGAGAGGTTTTTGTTGCTTCTGATGTTGGCCATGTTGGTTTTGTTTCTTGGATTTTTGACAGGTTTCTGATCCAAGCTTACGTGCTATTTCAATTGCCAAAGAGTATCATATTGCAAGAATAGATGCAATTGATGCCAAAGAGAGAGGAGATAAGAAAAGACAGGAACAGGCAGGCCATTTAATCCGCAAACTTAAGAAAGAGATATCTGCTCTAGGTTGAACTTTCTTCTGCTATCTGCTCCGTAAGCCATTGTTTTATTCAGTGTATTTGATGTGATATGTGAATTAATGAAGCAGGGCTATCGGATGAAATCTTGGCATCTGGGTTGGGCGATGATCATAGTTCTGATAACATAATATCAGATTCTACGACTTACAATGGTCCTGAGACAATGAAGTTAAGTGGTCCTGACATTGTAGCCCCTGAGATTGATGCTTCAGTTGATGGAAATTTTGTGGAAAGTTGCGGTTCTGAGGTGTTTGCTGATCCTTCTGATTCGTCGAATGCTCCAGCCAAGGAGGGAGTTATTGTGGACAATGTGGAGCCAGGAGATGTTGAACTCCTGGGATTATTCTCTGAAGATGCTTCTTCTGGAGCTTTACCTCCTGAAATTGTGGAACTGcagaggaaagaaaagatagCACAATTGTTTAGAGGGCagaatttggaaaaaattgaTGGCATTTGGAAAAGGGTAATGACTTGCAATGTCCATTTTTGAGTCAAGGGAATTGTTCTCGCTGTATTAGCCTGTTGGATTTGGTCATAAACTGCCAAAATGGGTGAAGCAGATTAGTTAGGCTACCTTCTGCTTTCCATTGTTTCTCTTTGTGACATATCTTATGTGGTATGgccaaggttcgaaatcttgTTTCATTTCGgtgtttcggtgggttcagaaaCACCAGTTTCATTTCGTTTTGGCGAAATTTCGGccgaaatggtgtattttttttgtttgtttcggttgattgtttcggtggtcaaacggccatattttgacctgaaacttggtggagaacttattttaaggttaataaacatgcttagaacataaaaatgcaaaaatattagaacatgacattgttttagagttgcacatttgtttggcagcaactgttgaactgttctgaaaattttacttggttttagagaaagaattttacctttcctaagctttgaatgtgtagaccTTGTAGGAATCCAATGGAAGttaaaatgtgtgatgatgtggctaattagagggtTGTTAGagacttggagtgtttttccttcaaaatatgcaaatggaacggAAACCACCGAGATAGGTGAGACAGAGTCGACATTTCAACCGAACTACTGAAATTTCGATcgagatatggtatttataacacatAGAATGTACCGAGATGACCGAGATACCGAAACGAGACCTaaataccgaaattttgtacaaatgttatttcgggccttattttattttggcaaaaaaaaaaaaaaaaaaaatggccgaaatttcggcgagatttcgaaccatgggTATGGCAACCTTTGCTCTGGTTTACATGCTTGATAGTTTGTCTTTCAGCTCTTCATATTTGTCGTCTCCAACTActgtagattcttttttctattttcctccATATGCCTATTAATTATTTCTATGCTGTTTTTCAAAACGACAGGGTGACCCACCAAAGATTCCCAAGGCTGTTCTTCATCAGCTGTGCCAGAAATTTGGGTGGGAGGCAcccaagtttaataaattgccTGGGAAAGTTGGTAGATTCTCTTATGCTGTCAGTGTATTACGTACAGCCAGTGGGAGGGGCAAGGGCAGAAAACCTGGAGGACTGATTACCCTTCAGCTTCCCATCCAAGATGAAGCCTCTGAATCTGCTGAGGTAACTACACACCATTGGAAGCTACATCTTGTTATCATGCAATACCCGTAGTTGTTTGTAGATAAAGAATTAACTCTAATTTTTGAGTCCTTTCTATACTAATCCTTCGCTGCTTGTTATGTAATTCAAGAACTCCTGTTTTCTAAATGAATTGgtgcaagaaaaaaagaactgcTTTACATTTTGAAGGTTAAGATGAACCTGTGGTAGCTCTTTGTGAATGCTGCTTCAAAGATTGTGAAGTTCTAGTTGAATGGTTTTGCAGGATGCACAGAATAAAGTTGCAGCATTTGCTCTTTATCGTCTGTTTCCAGATCTTCCTGTTCACCAACTAATTGTAGAGCCATACTCTTCATTCATTATAAAGTGGTGGGAAGGTGATCTTTCATGCATTCTACAACATAGCATATGAGACATGTCTGTCTGGATTACTTAATGGTTGCCATTGTTTGCAAATTACAGGAGAATCTGCAACCAAGATAGAAGAAAGCGAGGAGGTCCGTAGAGCTGATTTTGTGGATTCGTTATTGACTGCTGACAATTCAGGATCGGCAATTACAAAGGAGCTCATTCCTAGTGAAGAGCTTGTAAAACCTTATGTTCCCGAGAGCTCACATTCTATTTCTGCCACGAAAGCTGAAAGTATGTTGTCGGACTTGTTTTTGTTTCATCTTATGCAGAAACGAAACAGAACTACATTACCTGAAAATATGTTGGAAAATGGGAAATTAGTGACTGTTTATTTTCTCAGAAGATTTGAAATTGTAGCACGAATGAGCTTGTGGTTCAATCCTCGATTGGCAAAGCTGATAGCTCATCTATGAAGAAGTATAATAGAAGAAGCTGGATGGACATCAGACGAAGAGAAAATATTGTAGCCTTTCTCAGTTCCTAGTAGTACTTGATTTGTTATTCTAATAGTAGCCTTATTGGTGCAGCAGAAAAAGAAGTTCTACCAAGGAGACACCCTAAATGTTATACCAACAGGAGAGCGTAACTAGTGGTAACTCTGACTACCATCAGAGAGAATATGCATAAGACTCGGAATATTATCCAAGAATACACTACAAGGCACTAGATTGTCCCAGGGCTGGGTGTGTGGGAGGGGGAATAAAGgcagagagaaaatgaaagcaGAAAATAGAAAGACCTATGTCAATCCACCTCAAAGTCCTGCTAATGAACTTCAAACATCTATCAGAACTACTCAACACACCTTTACGCTTCTTTTCCACTCTTTCACCTTATGCTGAAGTCTTCATTCTTGGGGCCAACTGCTGGCCCTTCCTGTAGCTTTTTCTACTGGTGCATCACCACTTTACCTTGCATACTTAGTATTTAATAGGATAACCCCATCCCTTTGGCTGAAACACATTGAGTCATCCAATGTATAAGTAAGCCAGGCAGCTTTTGCAACTGCCAAAACCTTGATGCCAATGAATTTAAAACAGAAAATCTGGACATGACATATCCAGATGAGTGACCTCTTCTTCCATATCCTTGAAAGAACATATTTTAGAATGTTCTCACTGAAGTTGTTGCTTCTCATTGAACCCCTTTCTTTTTTGTACTCTTCCCCTCAGCCACCCACCCTACAAATCGCTTGTGGATTTCTCTGTCTTCTGATGCTACTTGAATGGTTTTGAATTACTAATGTATAGATTCTAATTTAGAGCATCTATCGTTATCTTCTCATTCTATGCATTGAATATGAATCTCAGTTCTCCTTTAGAAGCATTTTTTCTAACACTTAGGTACATCTATCATATGATGTACAAAATTAAattctggttttgttttttgggcATCTCCTCTTTGgtatatttttagaatatttgtTTTGCCACTGTACGCTTGATGTGactaattttctcttttttaacaGGATTTAATTATTACAAAGATGCTGAGAGTACCTATTTGAgacaagaacaagaaaacaaagtGAAAGTTCTGAGATACAAGGTTGGCTCACTTTTCCTCAAAgaactgatactgatgtctctTTTCATGTAAATTTGTTGAAACTTGCAaccctctcccccaccccccaccaacCACACACACCCCCctcccccgcccccccccccccccccccccccccccccaaaaaaaaaaaaaaaaaaggtggaaaaaCCTTGTTCCCGTATACTTAAATGCCACCATAATGAACATTCCCAGATGTTATTTTCCtgatc is part of the Macadamia integrifolia cultivar HAES 741 chromosome 9, SCU_Mint_v3, whole genome shotgun sequence genome and encodes:
- the LOC122088594 gene encoding DExH-box ATP-dependent RNA helicase DExH7, chloroplastic-like, with translation MAPKKKQQQQQKHKGGGGRGASSSSSSKNKPQASSGPKLQISAENEQRLRRLLINSNKPTPPPSTTPAGETLSKVQKAKKLKTIYEKLSCEGFTDDQIERALSALNEGTTFETALDWLCFNLPGNELPLKFSSGTSSHTNEGGSVGIIAAAKDDWVPSPHPSTKTEEQTPGVAVRVKGHWGDDILDSRQPSQADWIRQYVEQQEEDDWEAAVDDAILQDSRKVSDPSLRAISIAKEYHIARIDAIDAKERGDKKRQEQAGHLIRKLKKEISALGLSDEILASGLGDDHSSDNIISDSTTYNGPETMKLSGPDIVAPEIDASVDGNFVESCGSEVFADPSDSSNAPAKEGVIVDNVEPGDVELLGLFSEDASSGALPPEIVELQRKEKIAQLFRGQNLEKIDGIWKRGDPPKIPKAVLHQLCQKFGWEAPKFNKLPGKVGRFSYAVSVLRTASGRGKGRKPGGLITLQLPIQDEASESAEDAQNKVAAFALYRLFPDLPVHQLIVEPYSSFIIKWWEGESATKIEESEEVRRADFVDSLLTADNSGSAITKELIPSEELVKPYVPESSHSISATKAERFNYYKDAESTYLRQEQENKVKVLRYKEMLKARAALPIAELKSNILHLLKENDVLVVCGETGCGKTTQVPQFILDDMIEAGLGAHCSIICTQPRRIAAISVAERVADERCEPSPGSDGSLVGFQVRLDSAR